The proteins below come from a single Alphaproteobacteria bacterium genomic window:
- the katG gene encoding catalase/peroxidase HPI: MDKNGQQNAGKCPVMHGVRPNAVFAGRSNKDWWPNQLNLKILHQNSALSDPMDAAFNYADEFKKLDLQAVKQDLFALMTDSQDWWPADWGHYGGLFIRMAWHSAGTYRISDGRGGAGHGNQRFAPVNSWPDNGNLDKARRLLWPIKQKYGNKISWADLLILAGNCALESMGFKTFGFAGGREDIWEPEEDIYWGGEAEWLGDKRHSSDHKLENPLAAVQMGLIYVNPEGPNGSPDPIASGRDVRQTFARMAMNDEETVALVAGGHTFGKAHGAGDPKLVGPEPEAAPLEEMGLGWKNSLGTGKGVHTTTSGIEGAWKPNPTKWDNGYFDMLFGYEWTLVKSPAGAWQWHAAGVREEHMIPDAHDPSKKHRPMMTTADLSLLFDPIYEPIARRFHKNPDQFADAFARAWFKLTHRDLGPRSRYLGAEVPSEVLLWQDPVPALDHEMIDAKDIAALKGKIMAAGLSISQLVTTAWGSAATFRGSDKRGGANGARIRLAPQKDWEVNQPVQLAKALAALGGIQKEFNATSGKKKVSLADLIVLGGCAAIEAAAKKTGHDIDVPFAPGRTDASQAQTDVDSFSVLEPKADGFRNYLKTDRPVAAEELLIDKAQLLTLTAPEMTVLVGGMRVLGANHGQSSHGVFTDRPGTLTNDFFVNLLDMGTEWKAVSDAKDLFEGRERASGQVKWTATRVDLVFGSNSQLRALAEVYAQSDSQKKFVKDFVAAWSKVMNADRFDM; this comes from the coding sequence ATGGACAAAAACGGCCAGCAGAACGCCGGTAAATGCCCGGTGATGCATGGGGTCCGCCCCAACGCTGTTTTCGCGGGACGGTCAAACAAGGATTGGTGGCCGAATCAGTTGAACCTAAAAATTCTTCATCAGAATTCTGCCCTGTCCGATCCCATGGACGCAGCGTTCAACTATGCCGATGAGTTCAAGAAGCTCGACCTGCAGGCGGTTAAGCAGGACCTGTTTGCACTAATGACCGACTCGCAAGATTGGTGGCCTGCCGATTGGGGCCATTACGGCGGCCTGTTCATCCGCATGGCATGGCATAGTGCGGGCACGTATCGCATTTCGGATGGGCGCGGCGGCGCGGGGCACGGCAACCAGCGTTTCGCCCCTGTCAACAGTTGGCCCGACAACGGCAACCTGGACAAGGCGCGCCGCTTGCTCTGGCCGATCAAGCAGAAATACGGCAACAAGATTTCCTGGGCCGATCTTCTGATTCTGGCCGGCAATTGCGCCCTGGAATCGATGGGCTTCAAGACCTTCGGCTTTGCCGGTGGGCGGGAAGATATTTGGGAGCCGGAAGAAGACATCTATTGGGGCGGCGAAGCCGAATGGCTTGGCGACAAGCGCCATAGCAGCGATCACAAACTGGAAAATCCCTTGGCCGCCGTGCAAATGGGACTGATCTATGTGAATCCGGAAGGCCCCAACGGCAGTCCCGACCCGATCGCCTCGGGCCGCGACGTTCGCCAAACCTTCGCGCGCATGGCGATGAATGATGAAGAGACCGTGGCCCTGGTTGCGGGCGGGCACACTTTCGGCAAGGCTCATGGCGCTGGCGATCCCAAGCTGGTCGGCCCGGAACCGGAGGCGGCTCCCCTTGAAGAAATGGGCTTGGGTTGGAAAAACAGTTTGGGCACCGGCAAGGGCGTGCACACAACGACCAGCGGTATCGAAGGGGCGTGGAAGCCCAATCCGACGAAATGGGACAACGGCTATTTCGACATGCTCTTCGGCTATGAATGGACCTTGGTGAAAAGTCCCGCCGGTGCCTGGCAGTGGCATGCCGCCGGAGTGCGGGAGGAACACATGATCCCCGACGCCCACGACCCTTCGAAGAAGCACCGGCCGATGATGACCACGGCGGACCTGTCGCTTCTCTTCGATCCAATCTATGAACCGATCGCCAGGCGCTTTCACAAGAATCCCGATCAGTTCGCCGATGCCTTCGCCAGGGCTTGGTTCAAGCTGACCCATCGCGATCTGGGTCCGCGCTCGCGCTATCTGGGAGCGGAAGTTCCGTCAGAAGTCTTGCTGTGGCAGGACCCAGTTCCAGCCCTTGACCATGAGATGATCGACGCCAAGGACATTGCGGCGCTCAAGGGCAAGATAATGGCTGCGGGCCTGTCGATTTCCCAATTGGTGACGACCGCTTGGGGATCTGCGGCGACCTTCCGGGGTTCGGACAAGCGTGGTGGCGCCAACGGGGCGCGCATCCGCCTTGCCCCTCAGAAGGATTGGGAGGTCAACCAGCCTGTTCAGCTTGCCAAAGCGCTGGCCGCTTTGGGGGGGATTCAGAAGGAATTCAACGCGACGTCAGGCAAGAAGAAAGTATCGTTAGCCGACCTGATCGTTCTTGGCGGCTGCGCCGCCATCGAGGCGGCTGCCAAAAAGACCGGGCATGACATCGACGTGCCCTTCGCTCCAGGTCGCACCGATGCTTCGCAAGCTCAGACGGATGTCGATTCCTTCTCCGTGCTGGAACCCAAGGCGGACGGTTTCAGGAATTACCTGAAAACGGATCGCCCAGTTGCCGCCGAGGAATTGCTGATCGACAAGGCGCAACTGCTGACGCTGACGGCGCCGGAAATGACGGTTCTTGTCGGCGGGATGCGGGTGCTGGGAGCCAACCACGGCCAATCTTCGCATGGCGTTTTCACGGATCGCCCGGGCACGCTGACCAACGACTTCTTCGTGAACCTGCTTGATATGGGCACGGAGTGGAAGGCTGTTTCGGATGCGAAAGACTTGTTCGAGGGCCGCGAGCGCGCCAGCGGCCAGGTTAAGTGGACGGCAACGCGCGTCGATCTTGTTTTTGGGTCCAACTCGCAACTGCGCGCACTTGCCGAGGTCTATGCCCAGAGCGATT